Proteins encoded by one window of Xanthomonas sp. DAR 80977:
- a CDS encoding NAD+ synthase, whose protein sequence is MSSSSSLRIAMAQFDFPVGAVAQNTDRIVAMIEEARDEYGADIVLFPELAVSGYPPEDLLLRPGFLADCELAVQRIAVRVHGIVAVVGWPQSAGSVVYNAASVLRGGQIETTYRKRELPNYAVFDERRYFDVDPDGGSCVFEVKGTPVGLVICEDLWFPEPLADTARHGAELVLVPNASPYERGKHAQRDALLAERTRETGVALAYLNVVGGQDALVFDGASVVADGDGSVHPAAAAFTDQWLVVDYATQARAFTPLRWIDDGDESMDALAWRAVVRGLRDYCGKNRFSKVWLGLSGGIDSALVLAMAVDALGADNVTAVRLPSRYTAEMSNDLADEQCRALGVKLETVAIEPAFEGLLQALSPLFEGTQPDVTEENLQSRSRGVILMALANKFGGLLLTTGNKSEYAVGYATIYGDMCGGYAPLKDLYKTEVFGLAKWRNTVGGAPVIPPAVIARPPSAELRANQTDQDSLPPYDVLDGILYRYVDQEESRDEIVAAGYAAEVVDHVVRLVRITEWKRHQAAPGPKVSRRAFGRERRYPITNGYQA, encoded by the coding sequence ATGTCTTCGTCTTCTTCCCTTCGCATCGCCATGGCCCAGTTCGATTTCCCGGTCGGCGCCGTCGCCCAGAACACCGACCGGATCGTCGCGATGATCGAGGAGGCGCGCGACGAATACGGCGCCGACATCGTGCTGTTCCCGGAGCTGGCGGTCAGCGGCTATCCGCCGGAGGACCTGCTGCTGCGGCCCGGCTTCCTCGCCGATTGCGAACTGGCGGTGCAGCGCATCGCGGTGCGCGTGCACGGCATCGTCGCGGTGGTCGGCTGGCCGCAGAGCGCCGGCAGCGTGGTCTACAACGCGGCCAGCGTGCTGCGCGGCGGGCAGATCGAAACCACCTACCGCAAGCGCGAACTGCCCAACTACGCGGTGTTCGACGAGCGCCGCTACTTCGACGTCGATCCGGACGGCGGCAGCTGCGTGTTCGAGGTCAAGGGCACGCCGGTCGGGCTGGTGATCTGCGAGGACCTGTGGTTCCCCGAGCCGCTGGCCGATACCGCGCGCCATGGCGCCGAACTGGTGCTGGTCCCTAACGCCTCGCCGTACGAGCGCGGCAAGCACGCGCAGCGCGATGCGCTGCTGGCCGAGCGCACCCGCGAGACCGGCGTGGCGCTGGCCTATCTCAACGTGGTCGGCGGCCAGGATGCGCTGGTGTTCGACGGCGCCTCGGTGGTCGCCGACGGCGACGGCAGCGTGCATCCGGCCGCGGCGGCATTCACCGACCAATGGCTGGTGGTGGACTACGCCACGCAGGCGCGTGCGTTCACCCCGTTGCGCTGGATCGACGACGGCGACGAGAGCATGGATGCGCTGGCCTGGCGCGCGGTGGTGCGCGGGCTGCGCGACTATTGCGGCAAGAACCGCTTTTCCAAGGTATGGCTGGGCCTGTCCGGCGGCATCGACTCGGCGCTGGTGCTGGCGATGGCGGTGGACGCGCTGGGCGCGGACAACGTCACCGCGGTACGGCTGCCGTCGCGCTACACGGCCGAGATGTCCAACGACCTGGCCGACGAGCAGTGCCGCGCGCTGGGGGTGAAGCTGGAGACGGTGGCGATCGAGCCGGCGTTCGAGGGCCTGCTGCAGGCGCTCAGCCCCCTGTTCGAAGGCACCCAGCCCGACGTCACCGAAGAGAACCTGCAGTCGCGCAGCCGTGGCGTGATCCTGATGGCGCTGGCCAACAAGTTCGGCGGGCTGCTGCTGACCACCGGCAACAAGAGCGAGTACGCGGTCGGCTACGCCACCATCTACGGCGACATGTGCGGCGGCTATGCGCCGCTGAAGGACCTGTACAAGACCGAGGTGTTCGGCCTGGCGAAGTGGCGCAACACGGTGGGCGGCGCGCCGGTGATCCCGCCGGCGGTGATCGCGCGGCCGCCGTCGGCAGAGCTGCGCGCCAACCAGACCGACCAGGATTCGCTGCCGCCCTACGACGTGCTCGACGGCATCCTGTACCGCTACGTCGACCAGGAGGAATCGCGCGACGAGATCGTCGCCGCCGGCTACGCCGCCGAGGTGGTCGATCACGTGGTGCGGCTGGTGCGCATCACCGAATGGAAGCGGCACCAGGCCGCGCCGGGACCGAAGGTGTCGCGCCGCGCGTTCGGCCGCGAGCGGCGTTATCCGATCACCAACGGGTATCAGGCGTAG
- the egtD gene encoding L-histidine N(alpha)-methyltransferase, with protein sequence MNAATARALTEAALTDLHPQPDDIAADAIAGLSRSPKQLPSKYFYDAEGSRLFEAITRQPEYYLTRTELSLLEARMPSIAQAVGLGAHVVELGSGSGRKTELLLEGLREPVAYTPIEISRDMLMSSTARLAERFPRIQMLPVCADFTAPVALPAPQRSARRTLVFFPGSTLGNFTRDDGIRLLASMRETMRHDGCALIGIDLIKDVSVLEAAYNDAAGITAEFTVNLLRRLNREIGSDFALDQFRHRAVYSRERQRIETFLVSQRAQQVHVAGQRFDFAAGEAMQVEYSHKYSDQSFGEMAAAAGLRVSHGWNAQGDAFGLRLLQPL encoded by the coding sequence ATGAACGCCGCCACCGCCCGCGCCCTGACCGAAGCCGCGCTCACCGACCTGCATCCGCAGCCGGACGACATCGCCGCCGATGCGATCGCCGGCCTGTCGCGCAGCCCCAAGCAATTGCCGTCCAAGTATTTCTACGATGCCGAGGGCTCGCGCCTGTTCGAGGCGATCACCCGCCAGCCCGAGTACTACCTGACCCGCACCGAGCTGAGCCTGCTGGAAGCGCGGATGCCGTCGATCGCGCAGGCGGTGGGTCTCGGTGCGCACGTGGTGGAACTGGGCAGCGGCAGCGGACGCAAGACCGAACTGCTGCTGGAAGGCCTGCGCGAGCCGGTGGCCTACACCCCGATCGAGATCTCGCGCGACATGCTGATGTCCAGCACCGCGCGCCTGGCCGAACGCTTTCCGCGCATCCAGATGCTGCCGGTCTGCGCCGACTTCACCGCCCCGGTGGCGCTGCCGGCGCCGCAGCGCAGCGCGCGCCGCACCCTGGTGTTCTTCCCCGGCTCCACCCTGGGCAACTTCACCCGCGACGACGGCATCAGGCTGCTGGCGTCGATGCGCGAGACCATGCGCCACGACGGCTGCGCCCTGATCGGCATCGACCTGATCAAGGACGTGTCGGTGCTGGAAGCGGCCTACAACGACGCGGCCGGCATCACCGCCGAGTTCACCGTGAACCTGCTGCGCCGGCTCAATCGCGAGATCGGCAGCGACTTCGCCCTCGACCAGTTCCGCCATCGCGCGGTGTATTCGCGCGAACGCCAGCGCATCGAGACCTTCCTGGTCAGCCAGCGCGCGCAGCAGGTGCACGTGGCCGGGCAGCGCTTCGACTTCGCCGCCGGTGAAGCCATGCAGGTCGAATACAGCCACAAGTACAGCGACCAGAGTTTCGGCGAGATGGCCGCGGCCGCCGGGCTGCGGGTCAGCCACGGCTGGAATGCGCAGGGCGATGCGTTCGGGTTGCGGCTGCTGCAGCCGCTGTAA
- the egtB gene encoding ergothioneine biosynthesis protein EgtB, which yields MQATSPAASPTPAASAVPLAARFRSVRQRTGHLAAPLSEEDAMVQSMDDASPAKWHLAHTTWFFERFVLGADAGYRAVDPQWDYLFNSYYQSVGPMHARPRRGLLSRPSMAQVRDYRAEVEARVLARLQAGDLSAQTLQVLELGLHHEQQHQELLLTDIKHAFWSNPLAPAYRHDLAMAHAPATALRWIHRDEQLCEIGAPGWPAHAGFAYDNESPRHRVLVPAHALASRPVSNAEYAAFVADGGYRNVALWLSDGWARRNAEDWQRPLYWHADGAREFTLGGWRERDPHAPVCHISLFEADAYARWAGARLPTEAEWEQAATGVAIAGNFVDADALHPQSAAPAEAGLQQLFGDVWEWTGSAYLAYPGFRPWAGALGEYNGKFMNAQWVLRGGSCATPHDHIRASYRNFFPSDARWQFAGVRLAKDPA from the coding sequence ATGCAAGCGACCTCTCCGGCGGCATCCCCCACGCCCGCAGCGTCCGCCGTGCCGCTGGCGGCGCGTTTCCGCAGCGTCCGCCAGCGCACCGGCCACCTCGCCGCGCCGCTGAGCGAGGAGGACGCGATGGTGCAGAGCATGGACGACGCCAGTCCTGCGAAATGGCACCTGGCGCATACCACCTGGTTCTTCGAACGCTTCGTGCTGGGCGCGGACGCCGGCTACCGCGCGGTCGATCCGCAGTGGGACTACCTGTTCAACAGCTACTACCAGAGCGTCGGCCCGATGCATGCGCGGCCGCGCCGCGGCCTGCTGTCGCGCCCGTCCATGGCGCAGGTGCGCGACTACCGCGCCGAGGTCGAGGCGCGGGTGCTGGCGCGGCTGCAGGCCGGCGACCTGTCGGCGCAGACGCTGCAGGTGCTGGAACTGGGCCTGCACCACGAGCAGCAGCACCAGGAACTGCTGCTGACCGACATCAAGCACGCGTTCTGGAGCAATCCGCTGGCCCCGGCCTATCGCCACGACCTGGCAATGGCGCATGCACCGGCCACCGCGCTGCGCTGGATCCACCGCGACGAGCAGCTGTGCGAGATCGGCGCCCCCGGCTGGCCGGCGCACGCCGGGTTCGCCTACGACAACGAATCGCCGCGGCACCGCGTGCTGGTGCCGGCGCATGCGCTGGCCAGCCGCCCGGTGAGCAATGCCGAGTACGCCGCGTTCGTCGCCGACGGCGGCTACCGCAACGTCGCCCTGTGGCTCAGCGACGGCTGGGCGCGGCGCAACGCCGAGGATTGGCAACGGCCGCTGTACTGGCATGCCGACGGCGCGCGCGAGTTCACCCTGGGCGGCTGGCGCGAGCGCGATCCGCATGCGCCGGTCTGCCACATCAGCCTGTTCGAGGCCGACGCCTATGCGCGCTGGGCCGGCGCGCGGCTGCCGACCGAAGCCGAATGGGAACAGGCCGCCACCGGCGTGGCCATCGCCGGCAACTTCGTCGACGCCGATGCGCTGCACCCGCAGTCCGCCGCGCCGGCCGAGGCCGGCCTGCAGCAGTTGTTCGGCGATGTCTGGGAATGGACCGGCAGCGCCTACCTGGCCTACCCCGGCTTCCGCCCGTGGGCGGGCGCGCTGGGCGAATACAACGGCAAGTTCATGAACGCGCAGTGGGTGTTGCGCGGCGGCAGCTGCGCCACGCCGCACGACCACATCCGCGCCAGCTACCGCAATTTCTTCCCCTCCGATGCGCGCTGGCAATTCGCCGGCGTGCGCCTGGCCAAGGATCCCGCATGA
- a CDS encoding aminotransferase class V-fold PLP-dependent enzyme gives MSASAGATAPLDLAEAAQAFVLPDGVRYLDTASKGPRLASVLAAGQAALADSIAPWTLSFDAWRAQIETLRGLAAATLFEDDVDGVAMLPSAAYGLATAARQLPLAAGEAVLLLDGQFPSNLLLWQQRCAETGAQLAVVRRGPGQDWTEAVLAALDAQPRVRIATLPNAYWRDGALLDLDRIAARVHAAGAALVLDLSQSLGVLPARLAAWRPDFVVAVGHKWLLGPMGLAWLWAAPHWRAHGVPIEHHWQARDPGADWHFPVEAPPPFRAGARRFDAGGVAEPLRLAMATAALRQLQHWQPARIAARLGELGAAFEDELQAQGAGDWTVPGHAPHLSALRPPAPAMQALLPWLQRAQVICTHRHGALRIAPYLQLTPEAMRGLAREMVAAARG, from the coding sequence ATGTCAGCATCCGCGGGAGCGACGGCCCCGCTCGACCTCGCCGAGGCGGCGCAGGCCTTCGTCCTGCCCGACGGGGTGCGCTATCTGGACACCGCCAGCAAGGGGCCGCGGCTGGCCAGCGTGCTTGCCGCGGGACAGGCGGCGCTGGCCGATTCGATCGCGCCATGGACGCTGTCCTTCGACGCCTGGCGCGCGCAGATCGAGACCTTGCGCGGCCTGGCCGCGGCGACGCTGTTCGAAGACGACGTCGACGGCGTGGCGATGCTGCCGTCGGCCGCCTACGGCCTGGCCACCGCGGCGCGGCAATTGCCGCTGGCGGCCGGCGAGGCGGTGTTGCTGCTCGACGGCCAGTTCCCGTCGAACCTGTTGCTGTGGCAGCAGCGCTGCGCCGAGACCGGCGCGCAGTTGGCGGTGGTGCGGCGCGGACCCGGGCAGGACTGGACCGAGGCGGTGCTGGCGGCGCTGGACGCGCAGCCGCGGGTGCGCATCGCGACGCTGCCCAATGCCTACTGGCGCGACGGCGCGCTGCTGGACCTGGACCGCATCGCCGCGCGCGTGCATGCGGCCGGCGCGGCGCTGGTGCTGGACCTGAGCCAGAGCCTGGGCGTGCTGCCGGCGCGGCTGGCGGCGTGGCGGCCGGACTTCGTGGTCGCGGTCGGGCACAAGTGGCTGCTCGGGCCGATGGGGCTGGCCTGGCTGTGGGCGGCGCCGCATTGGCGTGCGCACGGCGTGCCGATCGAGCATCACTGGCAGGCCCGCGATCCCGGCGCCGACTGGCATTTCCCGGTCGAGGCACCGCCGCCGTTCCGCGCCGGCGCGCGCCGCTTCGATGCCGGCGGTGTCGCCGAGCCGCTGCGGCTGGCGATGGCCACCGCGGCGCTGCGTCAGCTGCAGCATTGGCAGCCGGCGCGGATCGCGGCGCGGCTGGGCGAGCTCGGTGCGGCGTTCGAGGATGAGCTGCAGGCGCAGGGCGCCGGCGACTGGACCGTGCCCGGGCATGCGCCGCACCTGAGCGCGCTGCGCCCGCCGGCACCGGCCATGCAGGCCTTGCTGCCGTGGCTGCAGCGCGCGCAGGTGATCTGCACGCATCGCCATGGCGCGTTGCGCATCGCGCCATACCTGCAGCTGACGCCGGAGGCGATGCGCGGGCTGGCGCGGGAGATGGTGGCAGCGGCGCGGGGGTGA
- a CDS encoding glycine betaine ABC transporter substrate-binding protein, with protein sequence MAAPAKVVVGSKNFTEAVVLGEIAAGAGRQAGVQVEHRRQLGGTRILWRALQQGSIDAYAEYTGTLATELLQLPDADDAALRRALAAHGLAMSAPLGFDNTYAFGMRRQRAQALGIARISDLAAHPSLKLGLSNEFVSRADGWPGVRAAYRLPQTPTGLDHDLAYRALDSGTIDITDLYSTDAEIPAHDLLVLQDDRRYFPRYAAVFLYRSDLAQRAPRFVQALDGLGGRIDAATMQRLNAEAKLDKRAESAIAAQWLGVAEPAQDSRLARLLQRSREHLALVGLSLGLALLVALPLGIVAAYRPRLGQVVLSLTGVLQTLPSLAVFVFMIPLFGIGAKPAIAALFLYSLLPIVRNTHAGLTGIARELRETAAAIGLPPGTRLWRIELPLALRTILAGIKTAAVINVGTATLGALIGAGGYGQPILTGIRLDDIGLILEGAVPAAALALLVQALFEGLERWLTPRGLRLAARR encoded by the coding sequence ATGGCGGCGCCGGCGAAGGTGGTGGTCGGCTCGAAGAACTTCACCGAGGCGGTGGTGCTCGGCGAGATCGCCGCCGGCGCCGGGCGCCAGGCCGGCGTGCAGGTCGAACACCGGCGCCAGCTCGGCGGCACCCGCATCCTGTGGCGCGCGCTGCAGCAGGGTTCGATCGACGCCTACGCCGAATACACCGGCACCCTGGCCACGGAACTGCTGCAGCTGCCCGACGCCGACGATGCCGCGTTGCGCCGCGCCCTGGCCGCGCACGGCCTGGCGATGAGCGCACCGCTGGGCTTCGACAACACCTATGCGTTCGGCATGCGCCGGCAGCGCGCGCAGGCGCTGGGCATCGCCCGCATCTCCGACCTGGCCGCGCATCCGTCGCTGAAGCTCGGGCTCAGCAACGAGTTCGTGTCGCGCGCCGACGGCTGGCCCGGGGTGCGCGCGGCCTACCGGCTGCCGCAGACCCCGACCGGGCTGGACCACGACCTGGCCTATCGCGCGCTGGACAGCGGCACGATCGACATCACCGACCTGTACAGCACCGACGCCGAGATCCCGGCGCACGACCTGCTGGTGCTGCAGGACGACCGCCGCTACTTTCCGCGCTACGCCGCGGTGTTCCTGTATCGCAGCGACCTGGCGCAGCGCGCGCCGCGCTTCGTGCAGGCGCTGGATGGCCTGGGCGGGCGCATCGACGCGGCGACCATGCAACGGCTCAACGCCGAGGCGAAACTGGACAAGCGCGCCGAAAGCGCGATCGCCGCGCAGTGGCTGGGCGTCGCGGAACCGGCGCAGGACAGCCGGCTGGCGCGCCTGCTGCAACGCAGCCGCGAACACCTCGCGCTGGTCGGCCTGTCGCTGGGCCTGGCCCTGCTGGTGGCGCTGCCGCTGGGCATCGTCGCCGCCTACCGGCCGCGGCTCGGCCAGGTGGTGCTGTCGCTGACCGGCGTGCTGCAGACGCTGCCCTCGCTGGCGGTGTTCGTGTTCATGATCCCGCTGTTCGGCATCGGCGCCAAGCCGGCGATCGCCGCGCTGTTCCTGTACAGCCTGCTGCCGATCGTGCGCAACACCCATGCCGGCCTGACCGGCATCGCCCGCGAACTGCGCGAAACCGCCGCGGCGATCGGCCTGCCGCCCGGCACGCGGCTGTGGCGGATCGAACTGCCGCTGGCCTTGCGCACCATCCTGGCCGGGATCAAGACCGCGGCGGTGATCAACGTCGGCACCGCCACGCTGGGCGCGCTGATCGGCGCCGGCGGCTACGGCCAGCCGATCCTGACCGGCATCCGCCTGGACGACATCGGCCTGATCCTGGAAGGCGCGGTTCCGGCGGCGGCGCTCGCGCTGCTGGTGCAGGCGCTGTTCGAGGGACTGGAGCGCTGGCTGACCCCGCGCGGCCTGCGCCTGGCGGCGCGCCGCTGA
- a CDS encoding ATP-binding cassette domain-containing protein, with translation MFELHQVTRRYGDALALDRVDLRIAPGRSTALIGPSGAGKSSVLRMLLGLEWPDAGEVRFQGEPLRRATLLAQRRRIGYVIQEGGLFPHLSARDNAALLAQTLGWAQPRIDARLHELAALCRLPDALLARYPAELSGGQRQRVGLIRALLLDPPVLLLDEPLGALDPVVRHELQTQMRELFALLGKTVVLVTHDVAEAAYLGDTLVLMRSGRIVQQGSARDLLDAPAEPFVGQFLHAQRTLQDAR, from the coding sequence ATGTTCGAACTGCATCAGGTCACCCGCCGCTACGGCGACGCACTCGCACTGGACAGGGTCGATCTGCGCATCGCCCCCGGCCGCAGCACCGCGCTGATCGGCCCCAGCGGCGCCGGCAAGTCCAGCGTGCTGCGCATGCTGCTCGGGCTGGAATGGCCGGACGCCGGCGAGGTGCGCTTCCAGGGCGAACCGCTGCGTCGCGCCACCCTGCTGGCGCAGCGCCGCCGCATCGGCTACGTGATCCAGGAAGGCGGGCTGTTCCCGCACCTGAGCGCGCGCGACAACGCCGCCCTGCTGGCGCAGACCCTGGGCTGGGCGCAGCCGCGGATCGACGCGCGGCTGCACGAACTGGCCGCGCTGTGCCGCCTGCCCGACGCGCTGCTGGCGCGCTATCCGGCCGAACTGTCCGGCGGCCAGCGCCAGCGTGTCGGCCTGATCCGCGCGCTGCTGCTGGACCCGCCGGTGCTGCTGCTGGACGAACCGCTGGGCGCGCTCGACCCGGTCGTGCGCCACGAACTGCAGACGCAGATGCGCGAGCTGTTCGCGCTGCTCGGCAAGACCGTGGTGCTGGTGACCCACGACGTCGCCGAGGCCGCCTACCTGGGCGACACCCTGGTGCTGATGCGCAGCGGCCGCATCGTGCAGCAAGGCAGCGCGCGCGACCTGCTGGATGCGCCGGCCGAGCCGTTCGTCGGCCAGTTCCTGCACGCGCAGCGCACGCTGCAGGACGCGCGGTGA
- a CDS encoding outer membrane protein assembly factor BamD, producing MIRRSVPLSAHVRFIALMLVMVVVATGCHRQKNKNPEEGMPVEQLYQKAHTQMETGNWAGAEGSFKRLIAQYPYGQYTEQAMIESAYAQYKAGKHDDAVSSIDRFIRTYPTHRNIAYMYYLRGLSNGNRDTVFLRRVWSLDPSRRDLSTPQQAYADFSIVAERYPNSRYAPDARQRMIALRNVFAQHELDNALYYLRRDAWVSAAGRATYLLETYPQSAYQYDAVAVLAEAYTHLGNKPLADDARRVLELNDPKHPWLTGHWPKYPWMIRKLNPFAGEKSASTGQANSQMAR from the coding sequence ATGATCCGACGCTCCGTCCCGCTCTCCGCGCACGTCCGTTTCATCGCCCTGATGCTGGTCATGGTCGTCGTGGCAACGGGTTGCCACCGCCAGAAGAACAAGAATCCCGAGGAAGGGATGCCGGTGGAGCAGCTGTACCAGAAGGCGCACACGCAGATGGAGACCGGCAACTGGGCCGGCGCCGAGGGCAGCTTCAAGCGCCTGATCGCGCAGTACCCCTACGGCCAGTACACCGAGCAGGCGATGATCGAGAGCGCCTACGCCCAGTACAAGGCCGGCAAGCACGACGACGCGGTGTCCAGCATCGACCGCTTCATCCGCACCTACCCGACCCACCGCAACATCGCCTACATGTACTACCTGCGCGGGCTGTCCAACGGCAACCGCGACACGGTGTTCCTGCGCCGGGTGTGGTCGCTGGACCCGAGCCGCCGCGACCTGTCCACGCCGCAGCAGGCCTATGCCGACTTCAGCATCGTCGCCGAGCGCTATCCGAACAGCCGCTACGCCCCCGACGCGCGCCAGCGCATGATCGCGCTGCGCAACGTGTTCGCCCAGCACGAACTGGACAACGCGCTGTACTACCTGCGCCGCGACGCCTGGGTGTCGGCCGCCGGCCGCGCCACCTACCTGCTGGAGACCTACCCGCAGAGCGCCTACCAGTACGACGCGGTGGCGGTCCTGGCCGAGGCCTATACCCATCTGGGCAACAAGCCGCTGGCCGACGACGCGCGCCGGGTGCTGGAACTCAACGATCCCAAGCACCCGTGGCTGACCGGCCACTGGCCGAAGTACCCGTGGATGATCCGCAAGCTCAACCCGTTCGCCGGCGAGAAGTCCGCCTCCACCGGGCAGGCCAACTCGCAGATGGCGCGCTGA